A region of Periplaneta americana isolate PAMFEO1 chromosome 16, P.americana_PAMFEO1_priV1, whole genome shotgun sequence DNA encodes the following proteins:
- the LOC138716477 gene encoding T-cell immunomodulatory protein isoform X2 — MERKEIQSIALAPAVATPFAAAWSEDNRISLITERGVHVVDGAGKKSSKYYQTNLTLSRGMLEDVMYYLRIIVLLSLVSLASCGDITSNVFGTVTDVMPAAFGDFNADELTDLFVLHGKSNTLEIMLAYEQEPLLRSGEGLSCMFSNKHITSVVPGNFDGDSHMDIMVTALDKQAKDGLTYIFILWGGVNHLNCSNETEVHKVRGQPLVLDFNHDMIVDLFGEDEHGNRTVWVSNANRTGKVTPYPMNFTDDVQKVPLRLPHSHAFLDLNGDFSPDLFLSTEKGFEIWLSTEHEGLIYNKTIPPPDGVKVEQMGQSLFLDLELTGQMYHLVPVCLSGFEDCKPCTKSTLFAYVNGKWHDLNPELKSTANQIWGFYQCRGTAYTDTVTLRGGDFNMDGYPDLLVTLSVKNLNSTAFFLENVESKSGNLSRTYTIRGDALAPMSNTTSMAAFYDLYQDGILDVILFGQNKVQAFRNTLDYDANFVKVMVLTGTDRGGNLPGPRISYHTTTQDGNPRAAVTAQLPQSAHFSLGLPYTIFGLGRTPNFVDTLTVGVAGQSRDWTQIIPNSQMVVIPSPLAHPNKWRAQLFITPSKMILLSVAALTGTCGLITAIIGALYWKERREDRIEKLQEAHRFHFDAM, encoded by the exons ATGGAGCGAAAGGAGATTCAGAGTATTGCATTGGCACCAGCAGTTGCCACACCATTTGCTGCTGCATGGTCTGAAGATAACAGAATTTCTCTTATTACAGAGAGAGGAGTGCATGTTGTA GATGGTGctggtaaaaaatcttccaaataTTATCAAACTAACTTGACTCTCTCCAGAGGGATGCTTGAGGACGTGATGTATTACTTGAGAATCATCGTTCTTCTGAGCCTTGTTTCTCTAGCATCTTGTGGTGACATCACAAGTAATGTGTTTGGCACTGTGACAGATGTAATGCCAGCTGCATTTGGGGATTTCAATGCTGATGAATTGACAGATTTGTTTGTGTTGCACGGCAAGTCCAATACATTGGAAATAATGTTGGCGTATGAGCAGGAGCCTCTTCTTCGAAGTGGTGAAGGTTTAAGTTGTATGTTTTCCAACAAACATATCACTAGTGTGGTACCTGGAAATTTTGATGGCGATTCACATATGGACATCATGGTGACTGCCTTAGATAAGCAAGCAAAGGATGGCCTTACATACATTTTCATACTTTGGGGTGGAGTGAACCATCTGAACTGCAGTAATGAGACTGAAGTTCACAAAGTAAGAGGCCAGCCATTGGTGCTTGACTTTAATCACGATATGATAGTGGACTTGTTTGGAGAAGATGAACATGGTAACAGAACAGTTTGGGTATCCAATGCAAATAGAACTGGAAAAGTTACACCATATCCAATGAATTTTACAGATGATGTTCAGAAGGTGCCATTGAGGTTACCACATTCACATGCATTTCTAGATCTAAATGGAGATTTTTCCCCAGATCTCTTCCTTTCGACAGAAAAAGGTTTTGAAATTTGGCTATCTACAGAACATGAGGGACTGATTTACAATAAGACTATCCCGCCACCTGATGGAGTCAAAGTGGAACAGATGGGCCAGTCACTGTTTTTGGATCTGGAGCTAACTGGGCAAATGTACCATCTGGTTCCTGTATGTCTGAGTGGCTTTGAGGATTGTAAACCATGTACCAAAAGCACATTGTTTGCCTATGTAAATGGAAAATGGCATGATCTGAACCCCGAATTAAAGAGCACTGCAAACCAGATATGGGGATTCTATCAGTGTCGAGGCACTGCCTACACCGATACAGTGACTCTTCGAGGAGGAGACTTTAACATGGATGGTTACCCTGATCTGCTTGTCACGTTGTCTGTGAAGAACTTAAATTCCACAGCATTCTTTCTGGAAAACGTGGAGAGTAAATCTGGAAATCTTAGTCGAACATATACCATTCGTGGAGATGCTCTTGCTCCAATGAGCAATACAACGTCAATGGCGGCATTTTATGATTTGTACCAAGATGGAATTTTGGATGTGATTTTGTTCGGCCAGAATAAAGTCCAAGCATTCAGAAATACATTAGATTATGATGCCAACTTCGTGAAAGTGATGGTTCTGACAGGCACAGACCGAGGTGGTAATTTGCCAGGACCTCGAATTTCGTATCACACAACAACACAGGATGGAAATCCACGTGCAGCTGTGACAGCGCAACTACCACAATCTGCTCACTTCTCCCTTGGCTTGCCATACACCATATTTGGTCTTGGACGTACGCCTAATTTTGTGGACACACTTACTGTGGGTGTGGCTGGTCAGTCTAGAGATTGGACACAGATAATACCTAACTCTCAGATGGTTGTGATCCCCTCTCCTCTCGCCCATCCAAATAAGTGGCGAGCTCAGCTGTTCATCACTCCGAGCAAGATGATTCTTCTCAGTGTTGCAGCCCTCACAGGAACATGTGGCCTCATCACAGCAATTATTGGTGCTCTGTACTGGAAAGAGAGGAGAGAGGATCGTATTGAGAAGTTGCAGGAAGCTCATAGATTTCATTTCGATGCCATGTAA